One Streptomyces umbrinus genomic window, GGCTTTCCCCGCCCGCCCGCGCCGGAGCCGCTGAAGATCTTCGACAACCTGGCCTTTCTGAGCGCGGGATGGATATCCGCCATGGCGGTGCTGACCGACGACGGGATCGTACTGATCGACGCGCTCACCTCCCCCGCGGAGGCCGAGAGTATTCTCGTCCCCGGGTTGCGCGAGCTGGGAGCCGATCCGGAGACGATCAAGTACGTCGTCGTCACGCACGGCCACGATGACCATTTCGGCGGCGCACAGTACCTCGCCGACCGCTACGGAGCACGTGTTCTGATGACGCCGGCCGACTGGGACCTCATCGCCCGAACCCGTCCGGACAATGCCCCCACCAGGGACCTGGAGATCGCGGACGGGCAACGGCTCACACTCGGCGGTACGACGATCCAGCTGCACCACACTCCCGGCCACACACCGGGCACCGTCTCTCCGATCATCCCGGTGCGGGCGGGCTGCGAGCGTCACACGGCCATGCTGTGGGGCGGCACCAACCCGCCCACCACGCGCACGGAACTGCGCAGCTACCTGGCGTCCATCCACTCCTTCCGGGCGCGGATGAGGCAGGCGAACGTGGACGTGGAGTTGTCCAACCACCCGGGCGACTACGGCCTCCAGCGTGCTGAGCAGCTCCGCAGCCGGCCGGGCGGGGTGAATCCCTTCGTGCTCGGCCGACCTCGGACGCAGCGGTTCATGGCGGTGATGGACTCCATGCTGCGTGGGCGGCTCGCCGACGCCGAAGCGGGCAACGCGCGGGGCGCCTCGCGTTCGCACGGCGCTGCGGTGCAGGGGTGTTGCTGAGCACCGCCCCGGATCCCGGCGATGGCGGCGCAGCGCAGCAAGTGAGGAGCAGCGGGGCGAAGTCTTGAGCCTCCGGCAAGGGGAGACACGAAAGTGGGGGTCATGGACGGCGGCACGCTCTACTCGATCGGTGAACTGGCCCGGTGCACCGGGCTGACCGTAAAGACGATCCGGTTCTACTCCGATCGCGGCATCGTGCCGCCGATGGGGCCGCACACCGGCCGGTTACCGCCGCTGCGGTCCTGATGTCATCGGTCGTCTGGCCCTCGTGCGGACGCTGCGCGAACTGGGAGTCGGCCTCGACGCGATCCGGCGCGTCGAGGATCAGCAGCTCACACTCGGCGAAGCCGCCGCGGAGCACGCTGCCGCGCTGGACGTCCAGATCGGGGTTCTGCGGCTGCGGCGGGCAGTGCTGACCGCCGCGGCCCGGCGTGAGCGCGAGCCCACCCCTGAGGAGATGAAACGCATGCACCAGCTGGCCAAACTGTCCGATACCGAACGCCGGCGTCTGATCGACGACTTCCTCGCCACCGTTTTCGAAGTCTCGTCGACGCCTCCGCCCACGCCGCGACCCGGCGGTCGATGACGCCCGAACTGCCCGACACCCCCACGGAGGAACAAGCCGAGGCGTGGGTGGAACTGGCGGAACTGTCCCTGGCCCCGGGCTTCCGCAGCAGCGTGCGCCGCCTTGCCGAAGACCATGTGGCCGACCTGCCCCACAGGCGGGCCCGCTCAGTGCCGGGAGTTGCGCCGCCATCCCCAGTGGGACGACAAGGCTGAGGGCTTTCGCGTGCGGTTCCTGCGGACTTCAGAGTGAAACCGCAGGTCAGCCGCATGTTTCAGCAGCGAGGGGGGCGGGTGTGCAGTGCTCTCCGAGCGCTCGTGCCCTCCACGTGCCCAATCTTCCGCCGCCCGACAAGCCGAGTTGCACAGGAAGGCCCCGACAACAAACAACCCCCAGGCCGCTGACCTGGGGGCAAATGCTGGAGCGGGTGACGAGAATCGAACTCGCACTCTCAGCTTGGGAAGCCACGGCGCTCGGATAGTTGCGCTGCCTCTGACCTGCAGGTACGCGCTCAATGATGATGGTGTGGTCCTTTGGGACGCACCCCTGTCGACCGTGATTGCCCGCTCTGAAGGGCACGCGGTGGGCACGGCATCGCCGAGCGGTCCGACCAGAGGTGCGGAGTCGTCCGCGCAGGCTCTACGCCTCTGTGCTCCGGTCGTTCGAGGAGCCTCGGTTGCTTTCGCGCACGACCGCAGGAGCCCTTCTGGCGTAACGCCGCAACCCCTCCGCCTGCCCTGCGGCCGTTTCAGACCTGGCTCAGGTCGATCTCCACGGCGAAGGGGGCGGCGACCTTCACGACCCCAGTGAACACGTCGCCGTCCCGGTAGGTCTTCGTCGCGGGGTCGAGCAGGTACGTATACACCAGCGGTGTACCCGTCGCGGCCTGCTCGATCCGCCAGTAGAAGCCGATGCCCGCCTTGGCGTACTGGTCGACCTTCACGATCCGGTCGGTGGTCTCCGAGCCAGGCGACACCACCTCGGCCACCAGCAGTACGTGCTCGGGCCGGGTGGGCATGACGTCGATCGTGTCAGCGCGGTAGACGATCACATCGGGGCGCCGGTTGGTGAGGGGTACGTCCTGCAGTCGGACGTCGAAGTCCGTGTCGGCGTTCCAGTCGGGGCCCGCGGCGGCGTCCAGGGAGTTCGCCAGGATCCGGGCCAGCCGGTTGTGCCGCTTGGATGCGCTGGGGCTCACGACGACCATTCCGTCCACGATCTCGATACCGGCGCACTGCTCCTCGGACCACGACTCGTATTCCTCCGCCGTGATCTGCTCATGCATCCACGCGGGGGCCACCATCTCGGCCGTCATGACATGCCTCCCG contains:
- a CDS encoding Uma2 family endonuclease, with product MTAEMVAPAWMHEQITAEEYESWSEEQCAGIEIVDGMVVVSPSASKRHNRLARILANSLDAAAGPDWNADTDFDVRLQDVPLTNRRPDVIVYRADTIDVMPTRPEHVLLVAEVVSPGSETTDRIVKVDQYAKAGIGFYWRIEQAATGTPLVYTYLLDPATKTYRDGDVFTGVVKVAAPFAVEIDLSQV
- a CDS encoding MBL fold metallo-hydrolase — its product is MTSLPRHDGMTGYLTRRRLGRLAALGLVAGVGSVGPTSSAVAAGAEAQDYYDRARRLAGSDPVLLALVRALTPDIGFPRPPAPEPLKIFDNLAFLSAGWISAMAVLTDDGIVLIDALTSPAEAESILVPGLRELGADPETIKYVVVTHGHDDHFGGAQYLADRYGARVLMTPADWDLIARTRPDNAPTRDLEIADGQRLTLGGTTIQLHHTPGHTPGTVSPIIPVRAGCERHTAMLWGGTNPPTTRTELRSYLASIHSFRARMRQANVDVELSNHPGDYGLQRAEQLRSRPGGVNPFVLGRPRTQRFMAVMDSMLRGRLADAEAGNARGASRSHGAAVQGCC
- a CDS encoding MerR family transcriptional regulator, translating into MDGGTLYSIGELARCTGLTVKTIRFYSDRGIVPPMGPHTGRLPPLRS